From the genome of Virgibacillus siamensis, one region includes:
- a CDS encoding glycine betaine ABC transporter substrate-binding protein: MWKKFSFVSVIFILMMIALTACGNSESSTNDDSANNGANSLGEEQVELATDTYLSNIGATNVVKLILEEAGYSVTITQTDVGIEFSGLADGSSDASVGLWLPTTHKSYWEKYKDSLEKISMVTEKVELGLTVPSYMEEIDSIEDLANNKNNIGEKLDWTITGISPGAGEMKLTKGEVMPAYGLDENWELQSSSGPTMAAALTRAIDKKEPIVVTLWTPHWTFNKFDLKILKDPKNKYGDPDNVYSASRKGFKEDSPLAYKIIKAFSLTKKQNQDIMLNIQSGMSNEEAAKKFLENNPEFKENVLNKAKSSNK; this comes from the coding sequence ATGTGGAAAAAATTTAGCTTTGTAAGCGTTATTTTTATTTTAATGATGATTGCGTTGACAGCATGTGGCAACAGCGAAAGTTCAACTAACGATGATAGTGCCAATAATGGCGCTAATAGTCTTGGTGAGGAACAGGTGGAATTGGCGACAGATACATACCTTTCTAATATTGGCGCAACAAATGTGGTGAAACTAATACTGGAAGAAGCTGGTTATAGCGTTACGATCACTCAGACAGATGTAGGTATTGAGTTTTCGGGTCTTGCAGACGGATCATCTGATGCTTCAGTTGGATTATGGCTGCCAACCACCCATAAAAGTTATTGGGAAAAATATAAGGATAGCCTTGAAAAAATAAGTATGGTTACAGAAAAGGTGGAACTTGGACTAACTGTACCATCCTATATGGAAGAAATTGACTCCATAGAAGACCTGGCTAATAATAAGAACAATATTGGTGAGAAATTGGACTGGACAATCACCGGTATCAGTCCTGGTGCGGGTGAGATGAAACTGACAAAAGGAGAAGTGATGCCTGCCTATGGTCTGGATGAAAACTGGGAGCTTCAATCAAGCTCAGGCCCTACAATGGCGGCAGCACTAACGAGGGCTATTGATAAGAAAGAACCCATTGTAGTAACACTTTGGACACCACATTGGACATTCAATAAATTTGATTTAAAGATATTAAAGGATCCGAAAAATAAATATGGTGATCCGGATAATGTTTACTCGGCGTCCCGAAAAGGGTTTAAAGAGGATTCGCCACTAGCCTATAAAATTATTAAAGCATTTAGCCTGACGAAAAAACAAAATCAGGATATCATGCTCAATATTCAGTCTGGAATGTCAAACGAAGAAGCAGCGAAGAAATTTCTTGAAAACAATCCAGAGTTTAAAGAAAACGTGTTGAACAAAGCAAAGAGTAGTAACAAGTAA
- a CDS encoding GNAT family N-acetyltransferase: MKANESHVKGISNICIRGYWATYGETHRKDWIERVISEFYNHERILSEVTESNRDWGGYFVAVENGEVIGAAGGGMIDEEVGELFVIYIDPARRNEGIGSKLLDAVTKQQKLEYRAKEQWVSVQKGNMKGIPFYEAKGLIFKYEKAPKENPMYIKLRHSRKI, translated from the coding sequence ATGAAGGCTAATGAAAGCCACGTTAAAGGAATTTCAAATATATGTATTCGGGGTTATTGGGCGACATATGGTGAAACTCACCGGAAAGATTGGATTGAAAGGGTTATTAGCGAATTTTATAATCACGAAAGGATATTAAGCGAAGTAACTGAATCAAATCGTGATTGGGGTGGATATTTTGTAGCTGTTGAGAACGGAGAAGTAATTGGTGCAGCGGGCGGAGGGATGATAGATGAAGAAGTCGGAGAATTATTCGTTATATACATTGACCCTGCAAGAAGAAATGAGGGAATCGGCTCCAAATTACTAGATGCTGTTACGAAACAACAAAAACTGGAATATAGGGCTAAGGAGCAGTGGGTATCTGTTCAAAAAGGAAATATGAAAGGAATTCCTTTTTATGAAGCAAAAGGGCTCATATTTAAATATGAAAAAGCACCAAAAGAGAATCCAATGTATATTAAATTAAGACATTCCAGAAAGATTTAA
- a CDS encoding lysozyme inhibitor LprI family protein, whose translation MKNNRNVLMVIAILVILAACESTDKQTTTISSDAGIKSESKNIEISEANESKEQGQVVTEKNDKNPSESGENIQIVGGEEAVQYLKQQLKEGSNDDVSFGTDGKLETDNIGSYYTIQLVNIPLRVSGKTGNLGYYKVYQNGTYEPYQLKSHGSNSEIAGYSQEEYLKKLKDIEKEMEDLRKNSEATTTLDMKEEEVYIYKIWDVELNEIYDALKEYLDKEQMDKLRVEQRNWIKHRDEAAKKASQKYKGGSMESLEYVAAQTTLTRERCYGLVAKYMK comes from the coding sequence ATGAAAAATAACCGGAACGTTTTAATGGTAATAGCAATATTAGTTATATTGGCTGCTTGTGAATCAACCGATAAGCAAACCACAACAATAAGCAGTGATGCAGGAATAAAAAGTGAATCCAAGAACATAGAAATTAGTGAAGCGAACGAAAGCAAAGAACAAGGTCAAGTCGTTACAGAGAAAAATGATAAAAATCCATCTGAATCCGGGGAAAATATTCAAATTGTGGGCGGAGAAGAAGCTGTCCAATACTTAAAGCAACAACTAAAAGAGGGATCAAACGATGATGTTTCGTTTGGTACCGATGGAAAACTTGAAACAGATAATATCGGCTCATATTATACAATTCAACTGGTCAATATACCTTTGCGTGTATCTGGAAAAACTGGAAATTTAGGTTACTACAAAGTTTATCAAAACGGTACATACGAACCATATCAATTGAAGTCTCATGGTAGCAACAGTGAAATTGCTGGGTATTCCCAGGAAGAATACCTCAAGAAACTTAAAGATATCGAAAAAGAGATGGAAGACTTACGAAAAAATTCGGAAGCCACAACAACATTAGATATGAAGGAAGAGGAGGTATACATATATAAAATTTGGGATGTAGAATTGAATGAAATTTACGATGCTCTAAAGGAATACCTCGATAAAGAACAGATGGATAAATTAAGGGTAGAACAACGGAACTGGATAAAACACAGGGATGAAGCTGCTAAAAAAGCATCGCAAAAATATAAAGGTGGATCAATGGAATCATTGGAATATGTGGCCGCACAAACGACCCTTACAAGAGAAAGGTGCTATGGCTTAGTTGCAAAATATATGAAGTGA
- a CDS encoding PIG-L deacetylase family protein, with product MIPFKIPNPFDMKRALFIQPHPDDNDIGAGATIAKLVDKGVEVHYLTVTDGGSGSTDERLSNEELIDMRQKEQKEAGAILGVRDFHWLEFSDGHLYDHEELRKKLVGVIRKVRPDIIFTVDPWLYYETHIDHIVTGKVVSYAARASGNFRFYPEQLKKGMEPHRVQAIGYYMTYHPNTFFNVDGFWKDKLKAIQAHKSQFSGEHLSFVTNYFTKKAMQIADKADEECTYAESFKILPLMFLHSNVDAIDM from the coding sequence ATGATACCATTCAAGATTCCAAATCCGTTTGATATGAAACGGGCGCTATTTATTCAACCGCACCCCGATGACAATGATATTGGCGCGGGTGCTACAATTGCAAAACTAGTAGATAAAGGGGTGGAAGTACACTATCTTACGGTAACTGATGGTGGTTCTGGAAGTACCGATGAACGTCTGTCAAATGAAGAGCTTATTGATATGCGGCAAAAAGAACAGAAGGAAGCCGGAGCAATTCTAGGTGTGAGGGACTTTCATTGGTTGGAGTTTTCCGATGGCCATCTATATGATCATGAAGAATTGCGGAAGAAGTTAGTGGGCGTGATTCGGAAGGTGCGTCCTGATATTATTTTTACCGTTGATCCTTGGCTATATTATGAAACACATATTGACCACATTGTTACAGGGAAAGTTGTATCTTATGCGGCTCGAGCAAGTGGTAATTTTCGATTTTATCCAGAACAACTTAAAAAAGGGATGGAACCGCATCGAGTTCAAGCAATAGGATATTATATGACCTACCATCCAAATACGTTTTTTAATGTGGATGGATTTTGGAAAGACAAACTTAAGGCAATTCAAGCACATAAAAGTCAGTTTTCTGGTGAACACCTTTCATTTGTAACTAACTACTTTACAAAAAAAGCCATGCAAATAGCGGATAAAGCCGATGAAGAATGTACATATGCAGAGTCTTTTAAAATTCTACCCTTGATGTTTCTTCACAGTAATGTAGATGCTATTGATATGTAG
- a CDS encoding ASCH domain-containing protein: MKHKMRLFETPFNSIKSGRKTVEVRLNDDKRRKLNIGDEIDFIKIPDENDILTVKVTGLRNYNSFKEMYEDISPNELDAVGDTVEEMVEHTYEIYTPEKEKKWGTLAILIKPNE; encoded by the coding sequence ATGAAGCACAAGATGAGATTATTTGAAACGCCATTTAACTCAATTAAATCAGGCCGAAAAACCGTCGAAGTACGTTTGAACGATGACAAAAGAAGAAAGTTAAATATTGGAGATGAAATTGACTTTATAAAAATTCCCGACGAAAATGATATTCTAACAGTGAAAGTTACAGGTTTAAGGAATTATAATTCATTCAAAGAAATGTACGAAGATATTTCTCCTAATGAACTAGATGCAGTTGGTGACACTGTTGAAGAAATGGTCGAACATACATATGAAATATATACTCCAGAAAAAGAAAAGAAATGGGGGACATTAGCAATTTTAATCAAGCCAAACGAGTAA
- a CDS encoding chloramphenicol phosphotransferase CPT family protein, producing MLPMDSPGQIIILNGTPRSGKSSIATIIQDTFEGVWMNIGVDQFMKMTPERYQPGIGLRPGGERPNLEPIVMLMYRAMYESIAAHSRVGINVVVDVGHHDGYSVPRGILPNCARILNGLPVLFVGIHCPIEEIMKRRIDTWKVGYTENGLIPVPVKRWQHYVHVPGIYDLEVDTSVMTAEECANLIHQRLEKGPPPKAFQLIRDMKV from the coding sequence ATGTTACCGATGGATAGTCCTGGACAGATTATAATTCTAAACGGCACTCCGAGATCAGGAAAATCTAGCATTGCCACTATTATTCAAGACACATTTGAAGGTGTATGGATGAATATAGGGGTTGATCAGTTCATGAAAATGACTCCTGAACGCTATCAGCCTGGGATTGGGTTACGGCCAGGGGGTGAACGACCGAACCTTGAACCGATAGTTATGCTTATGTATAGAGCTATGTATGAATCAATTGCTGCACATAGTCGGGTGGGGATAAATGTGGTAGTGGATGTTGGGCATCATGATGGATATTCTGTTCCGCGGGGCATTCTACCAAATTGTGCACGAATATTAAATGGGCTTCCAGTTTTGTTCGTGGGTATTCATTGCCCAATTGAGGAAATAATGAAACGACGGATAGATACATGGAAAGTTGGTTACACCGAAAACGGATTGATTCCAGTACCGGTCAAACGATGGCAGCATTACGTACATGTACCTGGAATCTATGACTTGGAAGTCGATACTTCAGTAATGACTGCTGAAGAATGTGCCAACTTAATTCATCAGCGACTTGAAAAAGGTCCGCCTCCGAAAGCTTTCCAATTAATTAGAGATATGAAAGTTTGA
- a CDS encoding S66 family peptidase yields MLTKPKKLQRGDKVATVSPSWGGAGDPGLRWRYVQGVKRLETIFDLEVVPMPNSLKGSDYLYENPQLRAEDLMTAFKDESIKGIITNIGGEDSIRLLPYIDFDVIRGNPKIFMGFSDVTISHLFCHKAGLSSFYGPAILTDFAENVEMLPYTVEMVKRTLFCNDIIGEIQPAKEWTSEFIEWDEVNKDRQRTMQQNSGYEVLQGSDVVQGRLLGGCIEVLEFVKGTEIWPSEKYWDDAILFFETSEEKTDPEMIKYWLRNYAAQGIFQKAKGIIFAKPLDEAYYKEYKDVIYQVMKEYDLENLPILYNLNFGHTEPKFVLPYGAMAEINCITKTFSIIENGVE; encoded by the coding sequence TTGCTGACAAAACCAAAAAAATTGCAGCGTGGGGATAAGGTTGCTACCGTAAGCCCTTCTTGGGGAGGGGCTGGTGATCCCGGTCTCAGATGGCGTTATGTGCAGGGCGTGAAAAGATTGGAAACTATTTTTGATCTCGAGGTTGTTCCGATGCCGAATAGTTTGAAAGGATCAGATTATCTATATGAAAATCCCCAGTTGCGTGCGGAGGATTTGATGACAGCGTTTAAGGATGAGAGCATCAAAGGAATCATTACGAATATTGGCGGAGAAGATAGTATTCGTTTACTTCCATATATTGATTTTGACGTGATTCGTGGAAATCCGAAAATTTTCATGGGATTTTCTGATGTGACAATATCCCATTTATTTTGCCATAAAGCAGGTCTGTCATCTTTTTATGGTCCAGCGATTTTAACAGATTTTGCTGAAAACGTTGAGATGCTTCCATATACAGTTGAAATGGTAAAACGAACACTCTTTTGTAATGATATCATTGGTGAAATTCAACCAGCTAAAGAATGGACAAGTGAATTTATAGAATGGGATGAAGTAAACAAGGACCGACAGCGTACGATGCAACAAAATTCAGGTTATGAAGTGCTGCAAGGGTCAGATGTTGTACAAGGTCGCTTGTTAGGCGGTTGTATTGAAGTACTGGAGTTTGTGAAGGGAACTGAGATATGGCCAAGTGAAAAATATTGGGATGACGCCATTCTTTTCTTTGAAACATCCGAGGAGAAGACAGATCCAGAAATGATAAAATACTGGTTAAGGAATTATGCTGCACAGGGCATTTTTCAAAAAGCGAAGGGGATTATTTTTGCTAAGCCACTTGATGAGGCATATTACAAAGAATATAAAGATGTGATTTATCAGGTTATGAAAGAATACGATTTGGAAAATTTGCCGATTCTTTATAACCTAAATTTCGGCCATACGGAACCAAAGTTTGTATTGCCGTATGGTGCGATGGCAGAGATTAATTGTATCACGAAGACCTTTTCAATTATAGAAAATGGAGTAGAGTAA
- a CDS encoding MBL fold metallo-hydrolase, translated as MELNDLVRLTNNVWIYPHSEQSIQPNIGIITTKKSTILIDCGNSPKHAKNIEQSLQKIGAPPVEFIIYSHHHWDHTFGSSYFNGTFISHELCYNHLKSYSGIKWNKKYLEKEIEREPLLEGSNRKKMELIQDWESFKIILPNITFKNEITLHLGETTLELSYIGGRHANDSILVKELESNVIFVGDCFYPPSLHLRKEGDTYDLDILKKLEQEAADVYVHGHGEPANLKELKDIISSIEQD; from the coding sequence ATGGAATTGAATGATTTAGTTCGATTGACCAATAATGTTTGGATATATCCCCATTCCGAACAGAGTATACAACCGAATATCGGAATTATAACTACTAAAAAAAGTACAATTTTAATTGATTGTGGAAACAGTCCTAAGCATGCAAAGAATATTGAACAATCATTACAAAAAATCGGAGCACCGCCGGTAGAATTTATCATATATTCTCATCATCATTGGGATCACACATTTGGGAGCTCTTATTTTAATGGAACCTTTATAAGTCATGAACTTTGTTATAATCATCTAAAATCTTACTCAGGTATAAAATGGAATAAGAAGTATTTGGAAAAGGAAATTGAACGGGAACCTTTACTTGAAGGTAGTAATCGAAAAAAAATGGAGCTAATTCAGGACTGGGAAAGCTTTAAAATCATTCTTCCCAATATTACTTTTAAAAATGAAATCACGCTTCATCTTGGAGAAACGACTCTGGAATTAAGTTATATCGGCGGTCGCCATGCTAACGATTCTATTCTTGTAAAGGAATTAGAATCCAATGTGATTTTTGTCGGTGATTGCTTCTACCCTCCTTCATTGCATCTAAGGAAAGAAGGGGATACGTATGATCTTGATATCCTAAAGAAATTAGAGCAAGAAGCAGCAGATGTATATGTCCACGGACATGGTGAGCCAGCTAACCTCAAAGAACTAAAGGACATTATTAGTTCTATAGAACAGGACTAG
- a CDS encoding M23 family metallopeptidase, with amino-acid sequence MKVKRSLIVLIAVILLPFSAVSGQSVNWGENEGIKISLEKFIKTKGRILPGEFGEYFLHEHFSRIYQQTSEKFRQNVPFAEFERLADSFNQGVKSYKLQTRLSIDKHVKRFVWVNGQQKTKGIQVVFDKHGTIQTLQLVHLLSFPETDQIYTNNEYSMPIKENWMVFWGGTNQLINYHYLSENQRYAYDLVMMKNGRTHHGNPKKNKHYYAFGEEVVAPSSGKVIQVVEDIKDNIPGEMNAKQPLGNHVIIEHENGEYSLLAHFKENSISVKAGDHVERGELLGLCGNSGNSSEPHIHFQVMDSPYFFQGNSVRIKFISEEEPIQGDIVRPVY; translated from the coding sequence TTGAAAGTAAAAAGAAGCTTAATTGTATTGATTGCCGTTATTTTGCTTCCTTTTTCAGCAGTATCTGGGCAGTCTGTCAATTGGGGAGAGAATGAGGGAATTAAAATAAGCCTGGAAAAATTCATCAAGACAAAAGGCAGGATTTTACCAGGGGAATTTGGTGAATATTTTTTGCATGAGCATTTCTCTAGGATTTATCAGCAAACGAGTGAAAAATTTCGTCAGAACGTTCCATTTGCCGAATTTGAAAGATTGGCAGACTCTTTCAATCAAGGAGTAAAAAGCTATAAATTACAAACCAGATTATCAATTGATAAACATGTGAAACGGTTTGTTTGGGTCAATGGACAGCAGAAAACAAAGGGAATTCAAGTTGTTTTTGATAAGCACGGTACAATTCAAACCCTTCAATTAGTCCACTTATTGTCTTTTCCTGAGACTGACCAAATTTATACAAACAACGAGTATTCGATGCCTATCAAAGAAAATTGGATGGTCTTCTGGGGAGGGACAAATCAATTAATTAATTATCATTATTTATCAGAAAATCAAAGGTATGCTTATGATTTGGTGATGATGAAGAATGGCCGCACTCATCATGGAAACCCTAAAAAGAATAAACACTACTATGCTTTTGGGGAAGAGGTTGTTGCTCCTTCAAGTGGCAAAGTAATACAGGTGGTTGAAGACATTAAAGATAATATTCCGGGTGAAATGAATGCTAAACAACCCTTAGGAAACCACGTGATTATAGAACACGAAAATGGGGAATATAGCTTGCTTGCCCATTTCAAAGAAAATTCAATCTCGGTTAAGGCAGGTGACCATGTAGAAAGAGGAGAATTGCTGGGACTATGCGGTAATTCGGGAAATTCCAGCGAACCTCATATTCACTTCCAAGTAATGGATTCCCCTTATTTTTTCCAAGGGAACTCGGTTCGTATAAAATTTATAAGTGAAGAGGAACCGATTCAAGGAGACATTGTCAGACCAGTGTATTGA
- a CDS encoding response regulator transcription factor — protein sequence MQKKILIVEDDKEISELVTSHLKQESYTVFTAFDGEGALQLFENAKIDLVLLDLMLPKLNGIEFLKKIRETSFVPVLIISAKESDLDKSLGLGFGADDYISKPFSVMELTARVHAAIRRATQYIPPSQDPSNITQFKALTLDLDTFSAQVNKRSIQLTSKEFQILKLFMQNQSRVFTKEQIYQLIWDDDYFGNENVINVHIRRLREKIEKDPSNPQYIRTVWGIGYKLGE from the coding sequence ATGCAAAAAAAGATACTGATTGTGGAGGATGACAAGGAAATAAGTGAACTCGTGACAAGTCATTTAAAACAGGAAAGTTACACAGTTTTTACTGCTTTTGATGGTGAAGGAGCACTCCAACTCTTTGAAAATGCAAAAATTGACTTAGTGCTGCTTGATTTGATGCTTCCGAAGCTCAATGGCATCGAGTTTTTGAAGAAAATTAGAGAAACAAGCTTTGTCCCGGTATTGATTATCTCAGCAAAGGAAAGTGATCTTGATAAATCGTTAGGACTCGGCTTTGGTGCGGATGATTACATAAGCAAACCATTTTCCGTTATGGAATTAACAGCAAGGGTTCATGCGGCTATTCGAAGAGCAACACAGTATATTCCCCCATCACAGGATCCTTCAAATATAACTCAATTTAAAGCACTGACACTGGACTTAGATACTTTTTCTGCACAAGTAAACAAGAGAAGTATACAGCTAACCTCGAAGGAATTTCAAATTTTAAAGCTTTTTATGCAGAATCAAAGCAGAGTTTTTACGAAGGAGCAAATATATCAGTTGATATGGGATGATGATTACTTTGGCAATGAAAATGTTATAAATGTCCATATTCGAAGGCTTCGCGAAAAGATTGAAAAGGACCCTTCCAACCCACAGTATATACGAACGGTTTGGGGAATCGGCTATAAATTAGGGGAGTAA
- a CDS encoding sensor histidine kinase: MNFLLTAMIIILLFVIAWQYFSMRKTNRQLYDIHDKLTHIIEQETTEKVSMHTNQHAVQQLLIQVNRLLNYNQKVIAGSVKTKESLTKMLSNMSHDMKTPLTVILGYVEKLKQDDKMSKEEQREIVVRLHEKTLSVISLMNHFFDLAKLESGDIDFPMSRLSINEICRENVLEFYHLSQSKGLQVEVDIPEQDYFILGNKIALNQILSNLISNAIRYGGDGGIFGLTIREEGENIAIDVWDYGKGIAEVDFNRVFERLYTLDDARNPEFQGSGLGLSITKRLTGAMKGEIKLSSKPYEKTVFTCIFNRITY; this comes from the coding sequence ATGAATTTTTTACTGACAGCAATGATAATTATTCTGTTGTTCGTTATTGCGTGGCAATACTTTTCAATGAGAAAAACAAATCGTCAACTCTATGATATTCATGATAAATTAACTCATATTATTGAGCAAGAAACAACTGAAAAAGTGTCCATGCATACGAATCAACATGCTGTTCAGCAGCTGCTCATTCAAGTGAATCGTCTTTTAAACTATAATCAAAAAGTGATTGCTGGTTCCGTCAAAACAAAGGAAAGTTTGACAAAAATGCTTTCCAATATGTCGCACGATATGAAAACGCCTCTAACTGTTATTCTGGGATATGTCGAAAAATTAAAACAGGATGACAAGATGTCGAAAGAAGAGCAACGTGAGATTGTGGTTCGCCTGCATGAAAAAACATTAAGTGTTATCAGTTTAATGAACCACTTTTTTGACCTTGCCAAACTGGAGTCAGGCGATATTGATTTTCCAATGAGTCGGTTATCAATCAACGAAATTTGCCGGGAGAATGTATTGGAGTTTTATCATTTATCGCAATCAAAAGGTCTTCAAGTAGAGGTTGATATTCCAGAACAGGATTACTTTATTCTGGGTAATAAGATTGCGCTGAATCAGATTTTGAGCAATCTTATTTCAAATGCGATTCGTTATGGGGGCGACGGTGGTATATTTGGATTAACCATTCGGGAGGAGGGCGAGAATATCGCCATTGATGTTTGGGATTATGGTAAAGGGATTGCTGAAGTAGATTTTAATCGTGTATTTGAAAGGTTATATACGCTGGATGATGCCAGAAATCCTGAGTTTCAAGGAAGTGGTCTTGGTTTAAGCATTACCAAGCGCTTAACAGGAGCGATGAAAGGTGAGATAAAATTAAGCAGCAAACCGTATGAAAAAACCGTATTTACCTGTATTTTTAATCGAATAACATATTAG
- a CDS encoding ATP-binding cassette domain-containing protein produces the protein MDYIIRTTNLTKKVRGKELVSDINIHIKKGEIYGFLGQNGAGKTTILKMLTGITGPSKGEVLLFNKKLTEKTRSVLTRVGSIIEYPVFFEHLTAFDNLELHCEYLGFYDEQEIKQALQLVNLKEIEDKIVKDFSLGMKQRLGIARAIITKPELIILDEPTNGLDPIGIRDVRHLIKILNKEYGMTFVLSSHILGELEQVVDRVGVIHHGNLLNEITMADIRKEQSDFIELVVTDAKRAVYLLEKYLHISNMKIIQDCKIRIYDMTHTQSDISRTLILHNIEIEEIRKHSSTLEDYFYQQINGGDVND, from the coding sequence ATGGATTACATCATTCGAACCACTAACTTAACAAAAAAAGTCAGAGGAAAGGAACTTGTGTCTGATATTAACATTCATATTAAAAAAGGAGAAATTTATGGCTTTCTAGGTCAAAATGGCGCAGGAAAGACAACTATTTTGAAAATGCTTACGGGGATTACAGGGCCATCAAAAGGAGAGGTTCTGCTATTTAACAAGAAGCTTACGGAAAAAACAAGATCCGTACTGACGAGAGTTGGAAGTATTATCGAATACCCGGTCTTTTTTGAACATTTAACTGCATTTGATAACTTGGAACTGCATTGTGAGTATTTAGGATTTTATGACGAACAAGAGATAAAACAAGCGTTGCAATTGGTAAATTTAAAAGAAATTGAAGACAAAATCGTGAAGGATTTTTCGCTAGGCATGAAACAACGACTCGGAATTGCGAGAGCGATCATAACAAAACCAGAACTAATCATTTTAGATGAACCGACCAACGGCCTGGACCCGATTGGGATTAGAGACGTGCGTCATTTAATTAAGATACTCAATAAGGAATATGGGATGACTTTTGTTCTTTCAAGTCACATATTAGGAGAATTGGAACAGGTTGTTGACAGAGTTGGTGTGATTCATCATGGAAACTTATTAAACGAGATCACTATGGCAGATATTCGAAAGGAGCAATCCGATTTTATCGAGCTTGTGGTGACGGATGCGAAGCGTGCTGTTTATTTACTTGAAAAATACCTCCATATTTCGAATATGAAAATCATTCAAGATTGTAAAATTCGCATTTATGATATGACTCATACACAAAGCGACATTTCCAGAACGCTTATTCTTCATAATATTGAAATTGAAGAAATACGAAAACATTCCAGTACCTTAGAAGACTATTTTTATCAACAAATTAATGGGGGTGATGTCAATGATTAA
- a CDS encoding ABC transporter permease, producing MIKLMRLEWSKLKQKSVIGEVVVYPLILMFLPVFFIEGVSGDFGKSYAAVIELNSAIQVAFILFGASLINQVFIDEYKNKTISLSFRYPISRQKLFGAKILFIATFVFLLAMASYLLTGVATYVIDQVQPIINGNPTRSDLIMFFSQMIFHSLIITLISFIPLFYLGIWKRATIPTVICAIVLMQSNLASIFNLNLDLVLAVLCVLGILSILLSIMTAEKIGEI from the coding sequence ATGATTAAATTAATGCGATTGGAGTGGAGTAAACTAAAACAAAAATCAGTAATAGGTGAGGTGGTTGTCTATCCACTAATTTTAATGTTTTTACCTGTGTTTTTTATAGAAGGTGTTAGTGGTGACTTTGGCAAGAGCTATGCTGCGGTTATTGAGCTAAACTCGGCAATTCAAGTGGCGTTTATCTTATTTGGAGCTTCATTGATTAACCAAGTTTTTATTGATGAATATAAAAACAAAACGATTTCTTTATCCTTTAGGTATCCAATAAGCCGGCAAAAACTATTTGGAGCAAAAATACTATTTATTGCGACGTTCGTATTTCTTCTTGCCATGGCTTCTTATTTGTTAACAGGTGTTGCAACTTATGTAATTGATCAAGTGCAACCGATTATAAATGGCAATCCAACTCGTTCAGACCTAATCATGTTTTTTAGTCAGATGATTTTTCATTCATTAATTATTACCTTGATTAGTTTTATTCCCCTTTTTTACTTAGGGATTTGGAAAAGAGCGACAATCCCAACTGTGATTTGTGCGATTGTCCTGATGCAATCAAATCTCGCATCAATATTTAACCTTAATCTTGATCTAGTCCTTGCAGTGCTGTGTGTATTGGGAATTCTCAGTATTTTACTTTCCATTATGACCGCGGAAAAAATCGGAGAGATATAA
- a CDS encoding DoxX family protein produces MIISFVLQGFLAVLFLSLGIQKIMGHELQVDIFKNLKFPQWFRVVTGWVQLVGVAGLIIGFWLPWVVTIAGLWFAVTMLVAIIAHIRVKDPLGKTIPAFVLLIISITLGTL; encoded by the coding sequence TTGATCATCTCATTTGTGTTACAAGGTTTTCTGGCTGTATTATTTTTAAGTCTTGGGATACAGAAAATAATGGGTCATGAGCTGCAGGTTGATATATTTAAGAACCTTAAATTTCCCCAATGGTTCCGGGTAGTAACAGGCTGGGTACAGTTAGTTGGTGTCGCAGGACTGATTATTGGCTTTTGGCTTCCATGGGTTGTGACCATAGCAGGGTTATGGTTTGCAGTCACCATGTTGGTTGCAATAATCGCTCATATCAGAGTAAAGGATCCACTTGGTAAAACCATACCAGCGTTTGTATTGTTGATCATTTCCATCACATTAGGCACACTATAA